The following coding sequences lie in one Anoplolepis gracilipes chromosome 4, ASM4749672v1, whole genome shotgun sequence genomic window:
- the LOC140664680 gene encoding uncharacterized protein: MYFKISGMTANLKNNCKQLLTTLRRVAQDFGKCRVTGELRAFSKKSIVDEDDVATAKKERSKTVPVPKITLLSPDNSITVTVLEDAQRLAKRRKFTLVKVSDLDSKTQRPVYKLMSSSGILEEAEKSVENNDKQKSTKLLYISAKIAENDLSTKTKNVVKLLKKGHKVKIVITLDGVSEDKTQSVIEDAVKNHGSIQRMQSKKSVVLLLISPMLSKNKDNSVDDKEVTSKINQSSNL, translated from the exons ATGTACTTCAAAATCAGTGGAATGACtgcaaatttgaaaaataattgtaaaca GTTGTTGACGACTCTACGAAGGGTCGCTCAGGACTTTGGCAAGTGTCGCGTGACAGGTGAACTTCGGGCGTTTAGCAAGAAATCGATTGTCGATGAGGACGACGTCGCGACTGCCAAGAAGGAGAGATCGAAGACGGTGCCGGTGCCGAAGATCACGTTGCTGTCCCCGGACAACTCGATCACGGTGACCGTTCTGGAGGATGCTCAACGTCTGGCGAAACGTCGCAAGTTCACCCTTGTCAAGGTCAGCGACCTTGACAGTAAGACGCAACGACCTGTCTACAAGTTGATGAGCAGCTCTGGCATACTCGAGGAAGCCGAGAAGAGTGTCGAGAATAATGACAAGCAGAAATCCACTAAACTGCTTTATATATCTGCGAAAATCGCTGAGAACGATCTGTCAACGAAGACGAAAAATGTGGtgaaattgttgaaaaagGGGCACAAGGTTAAGATCGTCATCACCTTGGATGGTGTCAGTGAG gATAAAACACAAAGTGTTATAGAGGATGCGGTAAAAAATCATGGCAGTATTCAACGAATGCAATCAAAGAAAAGTGTTGTCTTACTCTTGATAAGTCCCatgttaagtaaaaataaagacaattCTGTAGATGATAAAGAAGTGActagtaaaattaatcaaagttctaatctgtaa
- the Xit gene encoding dolichyl pyrophosphate Glc1Man9GlcNAc2 alpha-1,3-glucosyltransferase: MFGSKNILKETQINRDEEVSPVVSRDNVVLKVFLLITCIKILLIPTYHSTDFEVHRNWLAITYSLPVKEWYTNKQSPWTLDYPPLFAWFEYCLSQLAVFFDPEMVKVENLNYASSATVHFQRATVIFTDLILAYGVREISGTFCKSLNGYAVFVFLSLCNMGLLIVDHIHFQYNGFLLGILLISMSKVSKIGKEMSVLQGAMWFIILLNLKHLYVYIAPAYIIWLLKSYCLNSGKFFKRLCTLGFIVLAVLTASFGPFVTQLPQVISRLFPFKRGLVHSYWAANGWALYIGAEKVLSVIWKHLGWLKDTKSAVMTGGLVQEQSFLILPTPTPLVTFLLTFLAILPALWCLLCKESYVNSKNFIRCIVLCALSSFMFGWHVHEKAILTAVMPLCVLAAINKEDARIFIILSSAGHTALLPLLYPNNLFSLKLLLLLTYMLSSILVLTKQHLRPLLRLHEWLYIIPLPLITFYEVVLHKLLFSDKLPFLPLAFTSIYCAIGITYCWILYYYIYLQNNACTDNRIESNLRCQRLKAKQS, from the exons ATGTTTGggagcaaaaatattttgaaagaaacgCAAATAAACCGGGATGAAGAAGTCTCCCCTGTTGTTTCGAGGGATAATGTGGTTTTGAAAGTCTTTCTGTTAATTACTTGCATCAAGATCCTCTTGATACCTACATA TCATTCCACTGATTTTGAAGTACATCGTAACTGGCTGGCCATCACGTACAGTCTACCTGTTAAAGAATGGTACACGAATAAACAGTCTCCATGGACTCTTGACTATCCGCCCTTGTTTGCATGGTTTGAATATTGCCTTAGTCAATTGGCTGTCTTTTTCGATCCAGAGATGGTTAAAGTggagaatttaaattatgcgTCATCAGCTACTGTGCATTTCCAAAGAGCAACTGTCATATTTACAGATCTGATACTTGCATATGGAGTGAGAGA aATAAGCGGGACATTTTGCAAGTCTTTGAATGGTTATGCAGTTTTCGTGTTTCTCTCACTGTGCAACATGGGACTACTGATAGTCGACCatatacattttcaatacaatggctttttacttggaattttattgatatcaaTGTCAAAAGTTTCAAAGATTGGAAAAgag ATGTCAGTATTACAAGGTGCCATGTGGTTTatcattttacttaatttaaaacatttatacgtGTACATAGCACCAGCATACATTATCTGGTTGCTAAAATCATATTGTCTAAATAGTGGAAAATTCTTTAAACGATTATGTACACTTGGATTTATTGTTCTGGCTGTTTTAACAGCATCCTTTGGTCCCTTTGTAACTCAATTACCAcag gtaatttctcgtttatttccatttaaaaGAGGATTGGTACATTCATACTGGGCTGCAAATGGTTGGGCTTTATATATTGGTGCAGAAAAAGTACTCTCTGTGATATGGAAACACTTAGGATGGTTAAAAGATACTAAATCTGCAGTAATGACAGGTGGTTTAGTGCAAGAGCAGAGTTTCCTTATATTACCTACTCCAACTCCTCTTGTTACATTTCTTTTGACTTTTTTGGCAATACTt CCTGCATTATGGTGCCTGCTTTGTAAAGAGTCCTACGTGAACTCGAAGAATTTTATTAGGTGTATTGTATTATGTGCTTTAAGCTCATTCATGTTTGGTTGGCATGTGCACGAAAAAGCCATATTAACCGCGGTTATGCCTTTATG tGTTCTCGcagcaataaataaagaagatgcacggatatttataattttaagcaGTGCTGGACATACTGCTCTTTTGCCACTGCTATATCCCAATaacttattttcattaaaattactattattgttGACATATATGCTTTCATCGATTTTAGTTTTAACTAAACAACATCTTAGACCTCTATTGCGATTACATGAATGGTTATACATAATACCACTGccgttaattacattttatgaaGTGGTActgcataaattattattcagtgACAAATTACCATTTTTACCATTAGCATTTACTTCTATATACTGTGCAATTGGTATAACTTATTGCTggatattgtattattatatatatctgcagAATAATGCATGTACTGATAATAGAATAGAAAGTAATTTAAGATGTCAAAGATTAAAGGCCAaacaatcttaa
- the LOC140664437 gene encoding glycosylated lysosomal membrane protein: MSLSYTTAAGMSSALTVSLLLVVALADSGHSTRRTLRSRLNPDCDETCRGRNVTTLHLSADGPNDTLHYLWDFIGNPSVLLALTPPSTSLDISWKDYLARRGNSFNFSEKPTYSFGVIINKIIEFNDVNDTALIDTADEANTNILHLEYFNWQRVSLTQNSEFVYLDMEGNSYNDTAKNISRYGSIKLSLRGFCTLDHSDIVPHMLHTENSTQIDIILDHMQTNETFSNSRFAIELLVVGGGDPEILMFVDPKKSLDDEHTPGIFEIVEVRTPPYREVNSGQLNGGAYLQWRPVSYDSASRDVTSSTETMQYSPKKVSNYESAVKNSMLYCYYGNVTNLLLQKLTISLGSRGDGFYKKTNYLTWTFMVGYGTPPEERFSSLVIMIISIGLGLPLFIMVITGLYLCIRRMPKRHDNVYLSR; the protein is encoded by the exons ATGTCGTTGTCATACACGACGGCGGCAGGCATGTCCAGCGCGTTGACGGTTTCTTTGTTGCTCGTCGTCGCACTGGCAGACTCGGGTCATTCCACGCGACGCACA TTACGATCGAGGCTGAATCCAGATTGCGACGAGACGTGCCGAGGGCGAAACGTGACGACGCTACACTTGAGTGCCGATGGACCAAACGACACGTTGCATTACTTGTGGGATTTCATTGGCAATCCGTCCGTACTGTTGGCACTTACGCCTCCGTCCACCTCCCTCGACATCAGCTGGAAGGATTATCTCGCGAGGCGAGGGAACTCGTTCAATTTTTCGGAGAAGCCCACCTACTCCTTCggcgtaataataaataag ATTATCGAATTTAATGATGTAAATGATACGGCATTGATTGACACTGCCGACGAAGCTAATACAAACATTTTGCATCTCGAGTATTTCAACTGGCAGCGCGTGTCCTTAACGCAAAACAGCGAATTCGTCTACCTGGATATGGAGGGTAACTCTTATAACGATACAGCTAAGAATATCAGCAGATATGGGAGTATAAAGCTTTCG CTCCGAGGATTCTGCACTCTCGATCACTCGGATATAGTGCCTCATATGTTGCACACGGAGAATTCTACGCAGATAGACATCATCCTGGATCACATGCAGACCAACGAAACGTTTTCCAACAGTAGATTCGCTATTGAATTACTTGTGGTTGGTGGGGGTGATCCTGAAATACTAATGTTTGTTGATCCGAAAAAGAGTCTGGATGACGAGCATACACCTGGTATATTCGAg ATTGTTGAAGTTAGGACACCGCCCTATAGAGAAGTGAACAGCGGACAGTTAAACGGTGGAGCGTATTTGCAATGGCGACCGGTGTCGTACGATAGCGCATCACGCGATGTAACCAGTTCTACAGAAACAATGCAATACTCACCGAAGAAAGTATCTAATTATGAGAGCGCTGTTAAAAATTCGATGCTCTATTGTTATTATGGGAACGTGACGAATCTTCTTTTACAAAAGTTAACAATTTCTTTGGGTTCAAGAGGAGATGGTTTCTACAAGAAGACGAATTATTTGACAtg GACTTTTATGGTCGGTTATGGTACACCACCTGAGGAGAGATTCTCTTCTCTAGTCATTATGATTATCTCGATTGGCCTTGGCCTTCCTCTGTTCATTATGGTCATCACCGGCTTGTATCTTTGCATTCGTAGAATGCCGAAGCGACATGACAACGTTTATTTAAGTCGATGA